Proteins from one Malaya genurostris strain Urasoe2022 chromosome 2, Malgen_1.1, whole genome shotgun sequence genomic window:
- the LOC131428907 gene encoding uncharacterized protein LOC131428907, whose protein sequence is MSLRIQTIPAQTNEGTVALPTKFTHSKKVVKHVGVCTEIFELAEMCAKFGATSANYSTISKMMSDVHDLRLTGSDMMLLNEKNDMAKILLVLPHLTTYNGRMIHMAYERIHGTIFNKKVDLRKVFAKGLTLNQHVFKEVSDVSGFSRSLATLIKGCLPIMIKLSRKGIKHKETMEPIIGIEAELAPLIRWISDSQSIQDYNAPVSHIFCQSEDLFVYLSLCAIIPCGKESINAIDTFFKSFAVFNLRISH, encoded by the exons ATGTCGCTCCGGATACAAACAATTCCGGCACAAAC GAACGAGGGAACCGTTGCACTCCCAACAAAATTCACCCATTCTAAGAAAGTCGTAAAACACGTTGGAGTTTGTACGGAAATTTTTGAACTAGCTGAAATGTGCGCAAAGTTTGGAGCTACTTCAGCAAACTATTCTACTATTTCGAAAATGATGAGTGATGTTCATGATTT gcga ctgacagggtctgatatgATGCTACTCAACGAGAAAAACGATATGGCTAAGATACTACTCGTTTTACCACATTTGACTACTTACAATGGGAGAATG attcaTATGGCATATGAGCGCATCCATGGTACCATCTTCAATAAGAAAGTTGACTTGAGAAAAGTATTCGCCAAAGGTCTCACGCTCAATCAGCATGTTTTTAAAGAAGTTTCGGATG TTTccggattttcccggtcacttgccaccctgataaAAGGATGTCTTCCTATAATGATTAAATTATCCCGCAAGGGCATAAAGCATAAGGAAACAATGGAGCCGATTATTGGTATAGAAGCTGAACTAGCTCCATTAATTAGATGGATTTCGGACTCTCAATCCATCCAGGATTATAACGCACCTGTATcgcatattttttgtcaaagcgaAGATTTGTTTGTATATCTATCTCTTTGTGCCATTATTCCCTGTGGAAAGGAATCAATTAACGCTATCGATACATTCTTTAAATCGTTCGCAGTGTTTAATTTGCGAATTTCG CACTGA